Proteins encoded within one genomic window of Desulfatiglans sp.:
- a CDS encoding ShlB/FhaC/HecB family hemolysin secretion/activation protein, which produces MAQPDAGSILKEQRQSDPALPDRLPEKEVIKEAEAPSSDADVKITVREIKFTGNYSTMATEVELYGLVKEKINKELTFFELKQIALYVTNYLRENKGFLLAHAYLPEQDITEGIIDIRVIAGQISGKVNINVREPARVKKDLLQGMADNAIPEESATRMALIERAVLLINDLPGIKAQASLEPGKTPGSTSLKINASEGPLIQGLFFIDNHGDRYTGDIRGAGQLRVNDPFGLGDQIGLSVIGADDMFNGVASYSLPLGYSGLKGDLALTYLDYELGEEFKALNAKGQAQTIELNFSYPVMRSRRASLWAGTGIEYFILEDETNSIKTRDRELGVGKIALTGNFYDTFAGGGLTSMDINSYIGDVDLSGLLSNMSADAEGPRTDGSFLRSTFSLARLQRLNSLFSMFISTRGQIASGNLDSSQKFILGGPYGVRAYPVGEASGDEGYAGTLELRMDIPRQYLNTTTQLIGFFDAGWSKLHNNPWPGAITNATGKNDYTLSGMGIGLNVQRAGTFSLRVTYAHKVGSNDGKSIQGNDADDRRHSGRFWLQLVSWF; this is translated from the coding sequence ATGGCCCAGCCTGATGCTGGAAGCATTCTAAAAGAGCAAAGGCAGTCAGACCCTGCCCTTCCTGACCGTTTACCGGAAAAAGAGGTCATTAAAGAGGCTGAAGCGCCATCTTCTGACGCAGATGTCAAAATCACTGTCAGGGAGATAAAATTCACTGGCAATTATTCCACAATGGCCACAGAGGTAGAATTGTATGGACTTGTGAAGGAAAAGATCAATAAAGAGCTTACATTTTTTGAGCTTAAGCAGATAGCCCTCTATGTAACAAACTATCTGCGTGAAAATAAAGGGTTTCTACTTGCTCATGCATATCTCCCTGAACAGGATATCACGGAGGGCATTATAGATATCCGTGTTATCGCAGGGCAGATTTCAGGCAAGGTCAATATAAATGTCAGGGAACCTGCAAGGGTCAAAAAAGACCTTCTTCAAGGGATGGCTGACAATGCAATCCCTGAAGAGAGCGCAACACGAATGGCCCTGATAGAACGGGCTGTACTCCTAATAAATGACCTTCCGGGGATAAAGGCACAGGCATCTCTTGAGCCAGGGAAAACTCCGGGTTCAACCTCTCTTAAAATAAATGCCTCAGAAGGTCCTCTTATTCAGGGGCTGTTTTTTATAGATAACCACGGTGACCGTTATACAGGAGATATTCGAGGGGCTGGTCAGTTGCGGGTAAATGACCCATTTGGCCTGGGTGATCAGATAGGTCTTTCAGTCATTGGCGCTGATGATATGTTTAATGGAGTAGCCTCATATTCCCTTCCACTTGGTTATAGCGGACTGAAAGGTGATCTGGCCTTGACCTATCTCGACTATGAGCTTGGAGAGGAGTTTAAAGCCCTCAATGCAAAAGGCCAGGCGCAGACCATTGAGCTTAATTTCTCATATCCTGTTATGAGATCAAGGCGGGCCAGCCTCTGGGCAGGCACGGGTATCGAATATTTCATACTTGAGGACGAGACCAACAGCATTAAGACCCGCGACCGTGAACTTGGAGTGGGTAAGATTGCACTTACCGGAAATTTCTATGACACGTTCGCGGGAGGGGGGCTCACCAGCATGGATATAAACAGCTATATCGGCGATGTGGATCTTTCAGGCCTGTTATCAAACATGTCTGCGGATGCAGAAGGTCCTCGCACAGACGGCAGTTTTTTACGAAGCACCTTTTCCCTGGCCCGTCTTCAGAGGCTTAATTCACTGTTTTCCATGTTTATTTCCACCAGGGGACAGATTGCATCAGGAAACCTTGACTCTTCCCAGAAATTTATACTGGGCGGGCCCTATGGCGTACGTGCCTACCCGGTGGGTGAGGCATCAGGTGATGAGGGATATGCCGGGACCTTGGAACTCCGTATGGATATTCCACGACAGTACTTAAATACCACAACCCAGCTTATAGGATTCTTCGATGCAGGATGGTCCAAACTTCATAATAACCCCTGGCCAGGCGCAATAACCAATGCCACCGGGAAAAACGATTATACCCTTTCAGGCATGGGTATCGGATTAAATGTTCAAAGGGCTGGCACCTTCAGCCTGAGGGTCACTTATGCCCATAAGGTCGGCTCAAATGATGGAAAAAGCATTCAGGGAAATGATGCTGACGATCGCAGACACAGCGGACGTTTCTGGCTTCAACTGGTATCATGGTTTTAA